The Akkermansia muciniphila genome contains a region encoding:
- a CDS encoding TolC family protein, with amino-acid sequence MKSIPFFAGLGLTAFLSSCSVYHSAPIDLNAEEASWKEASRVDAHTSVTRNQARQIGLVMNPDLNKARLKLASSNEVAKQSGWWNDPSFSWDIEQVLQENTLNMAGSLGFTIPVTGLPALEKKVAEQYKEADFWTLRQAELDFLSSLDQAWSKLAVTQRRKAVIRERLEAVRNENGMIEKLIGAGEVEFSSRQVASQRMNDAIRELQTVTETELEQKMELVKLMGLHPSAARKLGFRTEQGFQLPAAVPAPSPAALTAAPKIKAQLAAYATTETLFKTEIRRQYPELELGPSFTRDDGEKEVGGEIGFNLPLWNRNRKAIAESRGTRDMSRQETIQLWKTELFNARQLDASQQMVLRHCRTELQRMDSFASSVRTMEKLHGIGEASLLELAENRHQLYESRLAFLDNLDKLLAIQAQLRYLTHANLQSK; translated from the coding sequence ATGAAATCCATACCATTTTTCGCTGGGCTCGGCCTGACCGCCTTCCTCAGCTCATGCAGCGTCTACCACAGCGCACCCATTGACTTGAACGCGGAGGAAGCCTCCTGGAAAGAGGCGTCCCGCGTGGACGCACACACCTCCGTCACCCGGAACCAGGCGCGCCAGATTGGCCTGGTCATGAATCCGGACCTGAACAAGGCACGCCTGAAACTGGCATCCAGCAATGAAGTAGCCAAACAATCGGGCTGGTGGAATGATCCGTCCTTTTCCTGGGACATTGAGCAGGTCCTTCAGGAAAATACGCTCAACATGGCCGGCAGCCTGGGCTTCACCATTCCCGTAACCGGCCTCCCGGCTCTGGAAAAGAAGGTGGCGGAACAGTACAAGGAGGCGGATTTCTGGACCCTCCGCCAGGCGGAACTGGATTTTCTCAGTTCCCTGGACCAGGCCTGGAGCAAGCTGGCCGTCACCCAGCGCCGCAAGGCGGTCATCCGGGAACGCCTGGAGGCGGTCAGGAATGAAAACGGCATGATTGAAAAGCTCATCGGAGCGGGGGAAGTGGAATTTTCCTCCCGCCAGGTGGCTTCCCAGCGCATGAATGACGCCATCCGGGAACTTCAGACCGTAACGGAAACGGAACTGGAACAGAAGATGGAACTGGTCAAGCTGATGGGGCTGCATCCCTCCGCGGCGCGGAAGCTCGGCTTCCGCACGGAACAGGGCTTCCAGCTTCCCGCCGCCGTTCCAGCGCCCAGCCCCGCCGCCCTGACGGCAGCTCCCAAAATCAAGGCCCAGCTGGCAGCCTACGCCACCACGGAAACGCTATTCAAGACGGAAATCCGGCGCCAGTATCCGGAACTGGAACTGGGGCCCTCCTTCACCCGTGACGACGGTGAAAAGGAAGTGGGCGGGGAAATAGGGTTCAATCTCCCCCTTTGGAACCGCAACCGCAAGGCCATTGCGGAATCCCGCGGAACACGGGATATGTCCAGGCAGGAAACCATCCAGCTCTGGAAGACGGAATTGTTCAACGCGCGCCAGCTTGACGCCAGCCAGCAGATGGTGCTGCGCCACTGCCGGACGGAGCTTCAGCGCATGGACTCCTTCGCCTCCTCCGTCCGGACCATGGAAAAGCTGCATGGCATCGGGGAAGCCTCCCTGCTGGAACTGGCGGAGAACCGCCACCAGCTTTACGAAAGCCGCCTGGCCTTCCTGGATAATCTGGACAAGCTGCTGGCCATTCAGGCCCAGCTCCGCTACCTCACCCACGCCAACCTTCAATCCAAATAA